Proteins from a single region of Lampris incognitus isolate fLamInc1 chromosome 16, fLamInc1.hap2, whole genome shotgun sequence:
- the sumo3a gene encoding small ubiquitin-related modifier 3-like — translation MSEEKPKEGVKTENDHINLKVAGQDGSVVQFKIKRHTPLSKLMKAYCERQGVSIRQIRFRFDGQPINETDTPAQLEMEDEDTIDVFQQQTGGHC, via the exons ATGTCCGAGGAAAAGCCAAAG GAAGGTGTGAAGACAGAGAATGATCACATCAACCTGAAGGTTGCAGGGCAGGACGGTTCCGTGGTCCAGTTTAAAATCAAAAGACACACACCCCTCAGCAAACTAATGAAAGCGTACTGCGAACGACAG GGGGTCTCAATAAGGCAGATCAGGTTCAGGTTCGATGGTCAACCTATTAATGAGACGGATACACCTGCACAG CTCGAAATGGAAGATGAAGACACCATAGATGTTTTCCAACAGCAGACAGGAGGGCACTGCTAA
- the pttg1ipa gene encoding PTTG1 interacting protein a → MMDLRSFLPALLLLFVLTTVLVQTASPGEACEVKNGTSCEECLKNVSCLWCIKTKLCITYPVKTILPPHALCPLNDARWGLCWMNFQILIITLAVVGGIIIIAFLVCLFCCCKCENFGSNRFAAKMERQANKTKTKQEERRAEMKERHDEIRKKYGLSGANPYSRFA, encoded by the exons ATGATGGATTTACGAAGTTTCCTCCCAGCTCTCCTTCTCCTCTTTGTGTTAACGACCGTGCTCGTCCAGACTGCCTCACCTGGCGAAG CGTGTGAGGTTAAGAACGGAACAAGCTGTGAGGAATGTCTGAAGAATGTGTCG TGTCTTTGGTGTATCAAAACCAAATTATGTATAACATATCCTGTGAAGACCATTCTTCCACCTCATGCACTCTGTCCACTGAATGATGCACGCTGGGGACTCTGCTGGA TGAACTTCCAGATACTGATAATCACCTTGGCGGTGGTGGGTGGCATCATCATCATTGCCTTCCTGGTCTGCCTTTTCTGCTGCTGCAAGTGTGAGAACTTTGG ATCCAACAGGTTTGCAGCCAAAATGGAGAGACAGGCCAACAAGACAAAGACTAAACAAGAGGAAAG GAGGGCAGAGATGAAAGAGAGGCATGATGAAATTAGAAAGAAATACG GTCTCAGCGGAGCAAATCCGTATTCCCGATTTGCATGA